The segment GTGAAGGTTTTGGACAAGTAGAAGTTTGCAACGAGTTTCATCAAGTTTTTCGGGAGAATGCAAAATGACTCAGATATCAGATCCACAGGTGGCGTTGAAGGTGCAAAAAGCAATTTATCAAGCTGAAGATGATTTAGTGATTGCAATTGAAACAGCTTTGGATAATTGTGAATATATTAAAACGGGCGATAAAAAACTAGAAGAATCACAATTTAATAATTTACTGAGGGTTGCGGATACAACTGATAGTCCAGAGGTAATTAAAAATTTTATTTGTTATCAAGTTGGTAGGGATGAAAAATGGGGAAGAGGTAGAAATTCGCTTGCAGCTAGAATAATTCAAGATATCGATATCTCTTTACAAATAAGAGCTAAACAAATTGTTGCAGATAATCCAGGTGCAGATTTGAAATATATCTGGATACAACTTATCCGTCGTTATATTGGTTACGGTTCGCGTTATTTAAAATATCTCAATGAAGTGAAAAAAAATCCAAATTCATCTGTTGTTGACCCTCGAAATGCAGAAGGAAATCGAGACACAGCAGACGCAAGTAATAAAAATGGTAATTAGCTATTATGTTTGATACTTTTAAGAATCGTTTAGAAATAACAGGAAAACTCTCTAGTGTTACTGCATTACGGATTAGTGCTGGTCGCTCTACTGAGCCAATTGGGGCTGATTTACCCGTAATTAAAGACGCGTTAGAACGACCGTTCATTCCCGGTTCTAGCTTTAAAGGCGCATTGCGATCGCGTCTTGAAAGTTTCTTGCGAGGAATTGATACGAGTCTGGCTGAAGACCCCGCTAATTTTACTAGTCAAGCTCGCAATCAAATCATCAAGAAAATCAAAGAAGATTATCAAGATGATGATTATACTTTGACTAATGAACTACTCAAACAAACTGATTTAATTTCTCGTCTCTTTGGTTCGCCTTGGATTGCTAGTAAGTTTCAGGTACGAGATTTGACAGTGGTACAAGATACATGGTTCGGGCAATATCAAGAAAGAGATGGGGTAGCAATTGACCGTGATACAGAAACAGCAGCAGAAGGAAAACTTTACAATTTCCAAGTAGTTCCGTCTGGTACAAGCTTTGATTTCAAAATAGTAGTAGAAAATGCAGAAAAATGGGAATTAGGCTTACTGTTAATTGGTTTACATCAGTTTGAAAGTGAACAAATACCACTAGGTGGCGGACGTTCTCGCGGTTTGGGTGTTGTGAGTTTAAAAATTGATCAAATGCAATGGTTTGACGCTGAAGGTGATGCGGAAAAGCTTTTAACTTATCTGCAAAATCAAGTTACAGGTAACATGAGTAACTATCAATATGGAGAAGAAGAAATCGAAATACTCAAACAAGAATGGACGCAAGCTTTAATTTGGCATTTACGATGCTTAATACCTGGAAATTCTTTAACTCAAACCACAACTGAAGAAGTTTAACCATGCACAAGCGATTAGTTAACCACTGCACAATTGATTTCAGCATTATTCCTGTCGGGCCGATTTTAATTAAATCGGGAAAAGAAGGTGCAGACCCAACGAAGCCTAACATGGAATTTGTAGAAACTTACCATGCTGGTGGACGTTCGGTTTACCTTCCGGGAAGTTCGCTTAAAGGAGCAATTCGCGCTCATGCTGAACGTATTGTTAGAACAGTAGGAAGCGATAAACGTCCTACGTCAGAAACCAAATCAGATAAATTTGAGCTTTGGGCTGATGACCCTTTGAAAAATGAAAATTCCGAATATTACAAAAAATTACCATCTGCTGAAATATATAAACAATCTTCTTTTACTGACCAAATATTTGGTAATACTAGCATCGCTAGTCGTATCCGCATTCAAGATGCTTATCCGACTACTTCAATACCCCTGAAAATTGAAGAACGTAATGGAGTTGCAATTGACCGCGTTTTTGGTTCTGCTGTGCGCGGCGCATTATTTAATTACGAAGTTTGCACATCTGGAGATTTTCGCACCAAAATTCATCTTAAAAATTTCTCTTTGGCACAATTAGGTTTAATTGGTTTAGTCTTGCGCGATTTAGATGATGGCTGGTTTGGCATTGGTTTTGCCAAATCTCGCGGTATGGGTACAGTCAAATTGCAATATCATTCTGCTGTGGTGCAATATCCTGGTTGTGAGTTACGAGGTGATAGAATCTACGCCATTGGTAAAGAGTTAAATTGGTCAAATAAGTTTTTATTAGGAGCAGGAGAATTTTTACAAGGGAAAGACGAAAACCCTTATAAATTTCCTATTAATGATAAACAAGATACTATAATCACTGCCGAAGAAATGTCTTATGGTTTTGGGGTGCAATTAACTTGGACAGGAGAAGATGACAGAGGTGTTCCAGATTTATTTGAGCGTGCTGTTCGTCAATGGCGTGAGATATTACCAAAAGGAGTTGGCGCATGAGTTTTGTGGGATATAAACAAGTCTCATCTCCAGCAGAATTACAAAAATTACTGCAAGATTATTATCAGCAGCCTAGTTATTATTTTCTGCGTTGGGCATATAAAGTTAGTGGTATTTTAGCTGATTTACCAGCAGATTTTTCTAGTCCAGAAGGGCAAATGTTTAACACAGAATTAGAGCTACGCTGGAAGCGGAGTAATAACGGTTATCAAGTGTTATTGCTCAGTCGAAATCAGCCTCAAACAGAATCAAAATTTAATCCTATTGGTAAAGATTGGATAACTAGCGATCGCAATGCTTATTTCCATGATAAAGATGAGACAAAATTCCCTAAAGGATTTATCTATCCTGAGAAGCTTGCGTTAGGTCAGCGATACTTTCAAGATGTTCAAACCTCAAGCATACATTTTGTTGCTTTAACTGTCAAAACCTAAAATTATAACTTTAAAATATATGCCAAGAAACTATGACTTTGTATCTTTACCACAACAAAAACCTGAGAGAGTCAATATTCAAGCAAAAGATGGAAAGGATAAGTTTGGACATGATAAATATCAACTCAACACTCAGCGTTTTAGTGGGAAGTTATTTTTAGATTTAACAGTTGTTTCACCTTTAGCTGTAAATTCAGGTATTACTGTTATGGGTAGCGATTTAGCACAACAAACTCTAGATCCTACCTCAGCTAAATATGTTGCCACAATTAGTCTAATTCAATCTTCTGTACAACAAAATCAGCGACTAATCATTCCTGGCAGTTCTCTCAAAGGAGTTGTACGCTCAATATATGAAGCCATCACAAGAAGTTGTTTATGTAAAACTAATGCAAAAGTTCCTGATGGCTACGGCGAGTGTAAAGATATCTCACAACTTTGTCCAGCTTGCGTAACATTTGGTGCAATGAGTTGGCTGGGACTAGTACATTTTCATGATGCGAAATATGACCCTGATAACGATAAACCAGGCTTCCAAACAGGACTGATTACTCCTTTATTTTCACCGAAACCTGAAGCTGTTGATTTAGAAACTGGTGAAAAAATTTATTATGATAAAAATAATAAAATTCGCGGGCGCAAATTTTATCCCCATTCTTACCAAGAAGAAGTAAAACCAACAATTCGCATTCAACAAGCAGAAACAGGTAAAAAGTTCACCACTTATGTGAATTATGCCAACTTAACAAAATCACAACTAGGAACATTATTAATTGCTTTAGGACAAGACCCAGAAAACCAACTAGGATTAAAAATTGGTAGCGGTAAAGCTGTGGGAATGGGAACTATGAGAATAGATGTAGTTAAAATCGAGCAATTAAACATTAATCGTTACTTATCTTATAATTCAAACTCCTCAGATTTAGAAGGCAATAAATTACAAACATTCATTTTAGATGCTATTAAATCTGCCAAACCACAACCCCAAACAACTACAGCCAAAAATCAACTTAACAAACCTGTCGTTAAATCGGCTAATCAACCATTAGTACAACTAAAGCAGTTACAAGAAATTAAAGCCTTACTAGGGTTAACAAAAAACTCATAGTAGTAATTTAAGGACAAATAACAGTGGAAACTAAACAATCTTTATCAGAAGATCAAATGTGGAATACTGCCCATAATATTGCTAAAGTGCTTGTTCAAGAACAACAACGCATTGAGGCAAGTAAAGATGGTATTCGTTCGCAATTAGGTAAAGTAATTGCCTACCTACGTGCAAATATTAGCCAAAACCCGTCAGCTAATAGTGAAAATTTTTTTAAGTATTTAAAAACACTGGCTGATAGTAGTAAAAGTGTTAAACAAACTGATAGAACTCCTGATTATTGTCGCAGTATTCATAAGACCTGTACTGATTATCTTAAAAATACAGAAGTAAATCCTAAAGATATATTAGAAATTTTGGGCTGGACTTTTCGCTTATTTAATTACTACAAAGTCACTCCCCTAGAAGATTTTGAGAAGCTATCAGTATCAAATCGGCAAATGGAAATACAAACAGTTGCCAAATCTCAAAACTTGCAAATAGGAAATAAAATAGAAGCCAACATAACAAAAATTAGTGGCAATAAAGTTACCTATCAGTTATTAAATATTTTTTCTAAAACCGTCAAAGAACCAAAACATTATACGTCATTAAAAACCGGACAAACAGTCATAGTTGAAATAACTGAAATAGAAGATGGAGTTCCCAAAAAAATTAAATATATTAAACCTAAATGAATAATAAAATCCTATAGATTATGTTGTCCATCTGCTACATAAGCTGAATCGGCAACAATTCCGATTAAAGTTACAGAAGTATTTGCCGCAACATAATAGTAATCAACTCGTGTTGCTAAATTTTTTACCTCTTCAGAAAATCCATCGATATAAATTACTAAAACGGTTGTTTTGTCTAACCAGTTTAATGCTAAGTCAATCTGATTTCTTACTTTTTCTTCTCGTTTGTTTTTCGCATCGTCTTTTGATAATCCAACAAAATCTTGTCCTTCAAGTAGTTTAGAATTAATCAAATCTAAAACTAAAATATCTCCTAGTGGCTTTTTGGGCTTGCGCTTTTGATTGCAAAACCTGACTTTAGCAAAGCCTCTAGTTCGCAATAGCTTACAATCATCAGGTTCTGTTGTATCATCACTGGGTAAGTAATAATCAACAACTGTTGAACCAATTACCCTTTCACGTTGCAAAGAACG is part of the Aulosira sp. FACHB-615 genome and harbors:
- the csx7 gene encoding CRISPR-associated RAMP protein Csx7 — encoded protein: MFDTFKNRLEITGKLSSVTALRISAGRSTEPIGADLPVIKDALERPFIPGSSFKGALRSRLESFLRGIDTSLAEDPANFTSQARNQIIKKIKEDYQDDDYTLTNELLKQTDLISRLFGSPWIASKFQVRDLTVVQDTWFGQYQERDGVAIDRDTETAAEGKLYNFQVVPSGTSFDFKIVVENAEKWELGLLLIGLHQFESEQIPLGGGRSRGLGVVSLKIDQMQWFDAEGDAEKLLTYLQNQVTGNMSNYQYGEEEIEILKQEWTQALIWHLRCLIPGNSLTQTTTEEV
- a CDS encoding RAMP superfamily CRISPR-associated protein; translated protein: MHKRLVNHCTIDFSIIPVGPILIKSGKEGADPTKPNMEFVETYHAGGRSVYLPGSSLKGAIRAHAERIVRTVGSDKRPTSETKSDKFELWADDPLKNENSEYYKKLPSAEIYKQSSFTDQIFGNTSIASRIRIQDAYPTTSIPLKIEERNGVAIDRVFGSAVRGALFNYEVCTSGDFRTKIHLKNFSLAQLGLIGLVLRDLDDGWFGIGFAKSRGMGTVKLQYHSAVVQYPGCELRGDRIYAIGKELNWSNKFLLGAGEFLQGKDENPYKFPINDKQDTIITAEEMSYGFGVQLTWTGEDDRGVPDLFERAVRQWREILPKGVGA
- a CDS encoding RAMP superfamily CRISPR-associated protein, producing the protein MPRNYDFVSLPQQKPERVNIQAKDGKDKFGHDKYQLNTQRFSGKLFLDLTVVSPLAVNSGITVMGSDLAQQTLDPTSAKYVATISLIQSSVQQNQRLIIPGSSLKGVVRSIYEAITRSCLCKTNAKVPDGYGECKDISQLCPACVTFGAMSWLGLVHFHDAKYDPDNDKPGFQTGLITPLFSPKPEAVDLETGEKIYYDKNNKIRGRKFYPHSYQEEVKPTIRIQQAETGKKFTTYVNYANLTKSQLGTLLIALGQDPENQLGLKIGSGKAVGMGTMRIDVVKIEQLNINRYLSYNSNSSDLEGNKLQTFILDAIKSAKPQPQTTTAKNQLNKPVVKSANQPLVQLKQLQEIKALLGLTKNS